In Chaetodon auriga isolate fChaAug3 chromosome 7, fChaAug3.hap1, whole genome shotgun sequence, a genomic segment contains:
- the LOC143323756 gene encoding S-arrestin-like isoform X2: MSPKHVVFKKVSRDKSVAVYMAKRDFVDHCDFVDPVDGVIVIDPVQLKGRKVYVMLSCTFRYGRQDMDVMGVAFRRDLFLVTRQVYPELQDKEKLTHTRIQQKLLRKLGDNAFPFFFEFPDNLPCSVALQPGPSDVGKKCAVEFEVKAFCGENQDEKIDKQSSVRLTIRKIQFSPENSKVAPVAETTFEFLMSDKPLHIKMSLPKETFYHGEPVTVSVEITNSSSRNIKDISVSVEQVTNVVLYSNDKYIKSVAKEETSDSVPSGTSLKKDYTLYPLLAHNKDRRGLALDGRLKHEDTNLASSSIVKQEVLKEVQGMLVFYKVVVKMMASGTIGSSEVSLELPFKLMHPKSEPDMQKNHEQTIKFSC; this comes from the exons ATGAGTCCGAAACATGTCGTCTTCAAGAAAGTTTCCCGGGACAAGTCG GTGGCGGTCTACATGGCCAAGAGAGACTTTGTGGATCACTGTGACTTTGTGGATCCAGTCG ATGGCGTTATTGTGATCGACCCAGTGCAGCTCAAAGGAAGGAAAG TGTACGTGATGCTGTCCTGTACATTTCGATACGGCCGTCAGGACATGGATGTGATGGGTGTGGCTTTCAGGAGGGACTTGTTCCTGGTGACCCGGCAGGTTTACCCCGAGTTGCAGGACAAAGAGAAGCTGACTCACACCAGGATCCAGCAGAAACTGCTCCGAAAGCTGGGAGACAATGCTTTCCCCTTCTTCTTCGAG TTTCCAGACAACCTGCCATGTTCTGTGGCTCTGCAGCCTGGACCATCTGATGTGGGAAAG AAATGTGCGGTGGAGTTTGAGGTGAAAGCTTTCTGTGGTGAGAACCAGGACGAGAAGATTGACAAACA gagtTCAGTTCGTCTCACGATCCGTAAGATCCAGTTCAGTCCAGAAAACAGTAAAGTGGCTCCAGTAGCAGAAACCACCTTTGAGTTTCTGATGTCTGACAAACCGCTGCACATCAAAATGAGCCTGCCCAAAGAG acgTTCTACCACGGTGAACCCGTCACAGTGAGCGTAGAAATCACCAACTCGTCCAGCAGGAACATCAAAGACATCAGTGTGTCAG tTGAACAGGTGACCAATGTTGTCCTTTATTCCAATGACAAGTACATCAAATCAGTGGCCAAAGAAGAGACAAG tgactCGGTTCCCTCTGGTACGTCTCTGAAGAAGGACTACACTCTGTATCCTCTGCTGGCTCACAACAAGGACAGGAGGGGACTTGCTCTTGATGGACGACTCAAACATGAAGACACCAATCTGGCTTCATCTAGCAt agtGAAGCAGGAGGTGCTGAAGGAGGTTCAGGGCATGCTGGTCTTCTATAAGGTTGTGGTGAAGATGATGGCTTCTGG